A genomic stretch from Solanum stenotomum isolate F172 chromosome 8, ASM1918654v1, whole genome shotgun sequence includes:
- the LOC125874981 gene encoding uncharacterized protein LOC125874981 — translation MSIDTIHKADNGYSENVHGLSEDQLAVRQVEVIDIASAATDYWSYIVGRNNVDLSNFQSARCGRGPLLEGWQDHCSPVMTAYKLVTVDAPYWGFGSRLEQALMAGERSLFLESHRNCFAWIDEWFGLTVEVLRELERQSDYSLNMKLGRPCLAESWMTQEESPLEGEKSVV, via the exons ATGAGCATTGACACCATCCACAAAGCTGACAATGGATACTCTGAGAAT GTGCATGGCCTGAGTGAGGACCAACTGGCAGTTAGGCAGGTGGAAGTTATTGATATTGCTTCAGCTGCTACTGATTATTGGAGTTACATAGTTGGAAGAAACAATGTGGATTTATCTAATTTCCAATCAGCAAGATGCGGTCGTGGACCACTCTTGGAAGGCTGGCAG GACCACTGTAGTCCCGTTATGACAGCATACAAACTGGTGACTGTAGATGCTCCATACTGGGGGTTTGGGAGCAGATTGGAACAGGCTTTGATGGCG GGGGAAAGGTCACTTTTCCTAGAGAGTCATCGTAATTGCTTCGCCTGGATTGACGAATGGTTTGGGTTGACAGTGGAGGTGTTGCGTGAGTTGGAGCGACAAAGTGATTATTCATTGAATATG AAACTTGGCCGGCCTTGCTTGGCCGAGAGTTGGATGACACAAGAGGAATCTCCACTTGAAGGCGAAAAGTCTGTTGTATGA
- the LOC125875001 gene encoding 40S ribosomal protein S23, with amino-acid sequence MGKTRGMGAGRKLKSHRRRQRWADKSYKKSHLGNEWKKPFAGSSHAKGIVLEKIGIEAKQPNSAIRKCARVQLIKNGKKIAAFVPNDGCLNYIEENDEVLIAGFGRKGHAVGDIPGVRFKVVKVSGVSLLALFKEKKEKPRS; translated from the exons ATGGG GAAGACACGTGGAATGGGAGCTGGTCGTAAACTTAAGTCCCACCGTCGGAGGCAGAGGTGGGCTGACAAGTCTTACAAGAAATCTCATCTTGGCAATGAATGGAAAAAGCCATTTGCAGGATCATCTCATGCCAAGGGGATTGTTCTTGAGAAAAT TGGTATTGAAGCTAAGCAGCCTAACTCTGCCATTAGAAAGTGTGCTCGAGTTCAGTTGATAAAGAACGGGAAGAAGATAGCTGCTTTTGTACCCAATGATGGTTGTTTGAACTACATTGAAGAGAAT GATGAGGTGTTGATTGCTGGATTTGGTCGTAAAGGACATGCTGTGGGAGATATTCCTGGTGTTAGGTTCAAGGTTGTGAAGGTGTCTGGTGTTTCACTTTTGGCTCTCttcaaagagaagaaagagaagccCAGATCTTAA
- the LOC125874980 gene encoding uncharacterized protein LOC125874980 → MVQIKEFRIVMPLSLEEYQVAQMYMVMKMQQESTTGDEGVEVLQNRPFSDDEFGGGQYTSKFYHLQSKAPSWLTTFAPADALVMQEEAWNSYPKCRSGLRSYLQLMFLSWLVSKSSFCLHTNLFTGFCRTCITI, encoded by the exons ATGGTTCAGATTAAGGAATT TCGAATTGTGATGCCCTTGTCATTGGAAGAG TATCAGGTAGCTCAGATGTACATGGTCATGAAAATGCAACAGGAAAGCACCACAGGTGATGAAGGAGTGGAGGTTTTACAAAACAGACCATTTAGTGATGATGAATTTGGAGGGGGGCAGTACACATCAAAATTTTACCACTTGCAGAG CAAAGCGCCATCTTGGTTGACTACATTTGCACCAGCTGATGCCCTTGTGATGCAAGAAGAAGCCTGGAACTCATATCCTAAATGTCGATCAGGTTTACGTTCTTACTTGCAATTAATGTTCTTATCTTGGTTAGTATCCAAGTCTTCCTTCTGCCTTCATACTAACCTATTTACTGGTTTCTGTCGAACATGTATCACCATTTGA